Below is a genomic region from Triticum dicoccoides isolate Atlit2015 ecotype Zavitan chromosome 5A, WEW_v2.0, whole genome shotgun sequence.
CCGATCTCCTCCGCCGCAGCTCCTGGCCTGGAGCTGCCCATCTGCTCCTCACGCATGCATCATGAATTACATGGGCATGCAcgcattttctttctttctttctttggtaTAGATATAAGTAGATCTCATTCCATCCCATTGCCATTGCCATCGCATGCAATTATAGGCTCTAATTACCATCATGGACTTCCATGCAGGCCAGGGAGAACACCGATCATATGAACACACACGGCACCATCTACGTACCGCACATTCATCATTCCTCCTCTTTGGAAAATACAGTATCTTTTCCCATTCCTTTTCTGCACCCATcattcctctccctcctcctccttagTGCTATGCCCCTAGCTAGAATCTCACTCGTCTGCACTCCAAAATTACTTACTGCCGCACAGCTCCAGGTCCAGCATGCACGACGGGTCGACGGCCATGCGGCATAAATTCGGCCATAAAGAATCTGCGGGTGCGCGGCCGGAGAAGAAGAGCCGGAGAGGAGGAGCggcatgcagcagcagcagctgcgcgGGCAGCTTTCTGGAAAAGATCGCGGGCGCTGTTTATAAAAGGGGAAAGATACGTAGAGCCCGCGATAATGATTAACATGATTATTACCGCGCCGCTTTTGCCGCGAACCACCCCGGCGAACGCCGGAATCGCACGGCGGCCCCGCCCCTTTCCCACCGGGTCACGTGCGGGCGCCCCGTCAACTGGTCAAACCCGCCATTATAGCTCACAcacggaggagagagaggagggagggagggagggaggggagtcCCGTCCCTGTCCCCGCCCCTATAAAACCTCCGAATCCTTGCGCGTCTCCACGGTCCCATATCCCACCGTCGTCGTCCGTCCTGCTGGTAGGCATGGAGCTGGGGCTGAGCTTGGGGGAGGCCATGGCGGACGCCGGCCGGGAGCTGGTTCTGGggctcggggtcggggtcggggtcggcccgggggcggcgagggagggcgaggggaGAAGGGATCACGATGTCGGCGCCGCCGCCAGGGGTGGGCTCGCGTTGGGGTGCGGCTCGTCGCCGGAGCCGGCCATGCGGCTCGCGCTCCTGCCCATGGTGCCCAGCCTCGGCTTCCCGTGGCCGTCCGAGAGCAGTGAGTGATGCGATGCATGCTTGCCTTTTCCTTTCCGTTTCTTGGATTTGTGTTTGTTTCTGCATGCCGTGCGATGAGATCGCCGCCGGAGTAGTGGTGCTGAGACGGGGCGATCCGATCTGTTCCGTTCCGTTCCTCAGGGCATTTGGAGGCGTCGACGCGGGGGTTCGACGTGAACCAGGCGCCGTCGTCCGGGGGCTCGGCCTGGGGCGCctgcgcggcggcggaggaggagcaggaggacaccgccgcggcggcgcgggcggccgtGTCGTCCTCGCCCAACGACAGCGGGGGCTCCTTCCCGATGGACTTCTCCGCGCGCGGCGCCAGCGACGCCGCCCCGGGCGCCGGCGGCTCGCGCGGCAGCGACGAGGACGACGGCCGCTCGGCGCGCAAGAAGCTGCGCCTCTCCAAGGAGCAGGCCGCGTTCCTGGAGGAGAGCTTCAAGGAGCACAGCACCCTCAACCCCGTAAGCATGCACATCAACCACGGTGACCAACCCCGTTTGCTTAACCATTTCCTCTCGTTCTGACGCCCATGGCTCCGCCGCGCGCAGAGGCAGAAGGTGGCGCTGGCGAAGCAGCTCAACCTCCGGCCGCGCCAGGTGGAGGTGTGGTTCCAGAACCGCAGGGCCAGGTGCGGCGCCATGAAATCCTTTTCTTTTCCTGCTCCTTTGTCTCTCTCGTCTCGACCAAGAATCTTGGCCGGTCAAGCAAAAACCATTAAATAAAAGCGCGCTGGCTTTGGCTTTGGACTCGGCGCGTGCAGGACGAAGCTGAAGCAGACGGAGGTGGACTGCGAGTACCTGAAGCGCTGCTGCGAGACGCTGACGGAGGAGAACCGGCGGCTGCAGAAGGAGCTGGCGGAGCTGCGCGCGCTCAAGACGGTGCACCCCTTCTACATGCACCTCCCGGCGACCACCCTCTCCATGTGCCCCTCCTGCGAGCGCGTCGCCTCCAACTCCGCCCCGGCCTCCGCGGCGGCCCCCTCGCCCGCTGCCCCCGCGCCCGCCTCAGGCGCCGGCATTGCTTCGCCGGCGGCCGCTCCGGAGCAGCACAGGCCCTCGTCGTTCGCCGCGCTGTTCTCGTCGGCCAGGAGCTTCCCGCTGGCCGCCCCGCAGCCCCAGCCTCCATTGCCGGCGCCGTCGAGCTCGTGACTTGGCCGGCCGGCGAAGGGAGGGAGGGCCTGCTTGTAAATACGCCCGCCTTAATATTTCCGCTCCTCGTGTCGGGATTTTTTTGTGGCTCGCCATTCGCCGAGGGCGGGGTCCGTGAGAAACGAGAGCCCCAGCCCGAGTGGAACCGCGTCTGCCGTCAGATTTGCTGCCCGGACGGCCCGGATGCTTAAAGGAAAATTGTTGCATCAGAGTTCGCTGTTAGCCTCGATCAATCTCCGTGCATTGTACCGTTTTTGAGACGTGCCNNNNNNNNNNGGCGCTGTGGCGTTTCTGCTCGCTTGCCGCGATGGTGTTGGGGGGGTCTGCGCCGCTGATTTGTGAAATCATGACGCCCACCCAGCCCAGAGCGTGTGCGCATCGACGCCCACTACTGCCACTCGCTCTTTACTGGTAGAGTGAGTGAAAGCGTAGATAAGATTTTACTCGAAGATCGAGGGTGAAAAGATGCGGcgtcgtgtgtgtgtgtggtgcGCTCAACCATGCTACGACTCAAACTGTTTTGCAGCCAAGTGCTAGTACTAACTATGGTGTAGTAGCGTATGAACAATGCAACAGTGCTTACTTACGACGGATGAGTGGTCGTATCATCAAGCGAGCACTGCGCAGCGCCGACCGCGCCATACGCAGGAGCTGTCAAGGAGTACTACAACGTTGTACAGGTGGTCCTCGTGTCGTGCTGCCCCGGTTTGGCACGCCAATGCCGATGCCAGTGCCCATTGCCGTACCCCCATCTACTGGCAATGCCACCGCTGCTGCTCCCCCACCATGCCCGCCCCATCGTCAAGTGTACACGCATTTTCGTTCTCGTCTCCTCGCCCATAAACACGACCCCGGAAACCGTCGCCTCGGAGTCCACGTCGCGAGTGACAACGAGGAAGGCGACCGATGAATGCAACGCAGCGCGGGGT
It encodes:
- the LOC119301771 gene encoding homeobox-leucine zipper protein HOX11-like, which translates into the protein MELGLSLGEAMADAGRELVLGLGVGVGVGPGAAREGEGRRDHDVGAAARGGLALGCGSSPEPAMRLALLPMVPSLGFPWPSESRHLEASTRGFDVNQAPSSGGSAWGACAAAEEEQEDTAAAARAAVSSSPNDSGGSFPMDFSARGASDAAPGAGGSRGSDEDDGRSARKKLRLSKEQAAFLEESFKEHSTLNPRQKVALAKQLNLRPRQVEVWFQNRRARTKLKQTEVDCEYLKRCCETLTEENRRLQKELAELRALKTVHPFYMHLPATTLSMCPSCERVASNSAPASAAAPSPAAPAPASGAGIASPAAAPEQHRPSSFAALFSSARSFPLAAPQPQPPLPAPSSS